From the Octopus sinensis unplaced genomic scaffold, ASM634580v1 Contig14003, whole genome shotgun sequence genome, the window AACAAGACCAGACCTAAGAATAACTGCGAAGAATTAATGAAGGGGAAAATCGCCAAATTTAAACTACAGCTTGAGCAAGTCCTAACTGCTAacgaaatgatgatgaagaagaaactcGCTGACGAACAGCGTGACACCTTgtggctaacaaaaatcaaaaaaaggaGATATCGATAGGATTGTTTCTTTAATCCGGGATAAGATTAAAATCATGGAAAAGAAAATGAGGGTTTACGACTCAAGAAAGGAATTCAAAAAAGCGAATTGGTGTTATGAACTAAATAAAGACGGTTCTATAGATCAGTCAGTGGGAATAATAAGAAGGCGGTAATTAATTTTAATCAAGGACCACCATCTGGAGTAAACATGAACGGAGAGAAATCATTTTTCCGGTTACGAAAAGAGTCATTGGCTCTGAGAATACTTTTGCCGAGTTTCCAATGAAggaattattgatattataaaaGCTTtcccaaattgaaaagaaagcgGATTTGATggagtttaaaactttttataaaGAGCTTCACTGCTGTCCTGAGACCAATTACGTGTATACCCAACCTGTATAAACTGATGACAAAGTGTGTGAACAGCAAATTATCCGAATATATCAAAGCATATGGTCTTGTTAGCGACAATCACCTTGGAACACGAAGAATGTGTCAAGGAACGAAGGAACAGGCAATCTTAAATTATTGTATCAACCAGCAAAATGAGAATAAGCTATTTTGTATGTGGATTGATGTGAGGAAAGCATTTGACTCAGTCGACCACGAATTCTTAATCCAGACCCTGCAAAACTCTGGCCTCCCGTGTTGGATGGTAATGTTTATCAAGAAACTCACTACCAAATGGAAAATTAGTATAAATTTGGAAAACAGAACACTGGGAGAAGTTAAATCAATAGAGGTATACTGTAAGGAGATTCTCTCTCACCTCTGATCTTTGTGCTGTTGATGGACCCTCTAAGCCGAATGCTCAACAGAAAATTTCCGAAAGTAATGATGGGAAACTCAGCCCCATATGCTACTAACCATCTTCTTTTTATGGACAATATAAAGCTATTTTCGCGTGTCTATGGAGAAGCATCGAAGAGGATTAAAAACCTGACCCAAACTAAATTAAATTCTGTGAACTTGCTCAAGGCTATAAAGTTTATAGTTATAGAGTCTATAACTATTATATTGGTTTGATTGATATTGAGCCTGGAGAGTTCGAGCAGATCGATAAAAATATTCGTCGAATTCTTATGGACAATAATATCCACTTGAAACccccaaacaaagaaagactttggAGAGGCCTGAAGTCGGTTAGTAATAAGTCTGAGAAAATGCTTCTTCAATTTTATGGTGATTTGAAACATAAGGCAAACTACTGCCTAAGAAGAGCAGGAATTCTGCGGGTCATCAATTCAAAGAAAACGCATATGGCCACTATCGTAGAATTCTTGTCtcgaaaatacaatgaaaatgtgAATGAACTGAAAATATCGGACCTGGTGAAACTTCAACGTGAATAACTGGAAAAATCGAAAAGAAGCCCTTGCACTCTACTTTGTTTGAATGTCTAAAGCAGAGGTTGTCAAACGGTGTGCCGCGAGACGATTTCTAGTGTGCCGCCTGACAAATACaaatttgaacaatttttttctccaaattaattcaaaaagataaacaaatttcGCTATTTAATGATCGATCCTTAAGATTAAAGATGACGGAGTTAGATATTGGAGAATTctggatatatatttaaaacatatccCAGTTTATCAAAACAAGCACTGACCATAATTTTACAGTTTTCAACGACCTATTTATGCGAAGCAGGTTTTTCTAAGCTgcataatatgaaatataacaaaCGCGAAAGTTTGAGAAACATTGATGCTGAAATGCGGGTGGCTTTGTCAACCATTCGACCTGATATTGATGATAtatgcaacaacaataataattaagtcTTAATTAGTTTTACAtatcttaaaaatttattttttttatttttaatgtgcgCCGTGGATTATTTTTTTAAGATTAGTGTGCCGCGagaattattttttgaaaagCTCTGTTGTAAAGGGTCTCTACCCCTCCTGCCTTTGGAGAGGGAGGAGTAGACTTTGCAGGAGATTCCCAAAAGACGACTGCTGAATTGAAAGCAAATTATTCATCGTGGAATGTCAGTAACTACCAATATCTTTGGACCGGAGTTCTGTCTCTGTGACTGAAGGACTGTCGAAGGCAGGATAAAGTAACTTTTTCTGAGGAGAATGGTGAGGAATCGGTTACTCTATCCACTCAAACTGACATATTCGGTCGACACCCGGTCTGGTGTGGGTATCGCGTTGGAGGAGTGCGAAGTGAACTTGTTTGCACGTGTCAGTGATATCAAAGTGAATGTGTAGGGTGGCCGTAGTGACAATTGCAGTTTCCTCGGGGAAGATGAAGATTCCACTAAACCAGACCTAACACTAGAGACCCCCATCCTGACTTGGATGACGCGAATTGGTAGTCTAGTCAATTTGGTCATTTCTTCCAATGTATGACGCGATGGCTTTCTTTCACTTTCGTACATCATATGGTAAAGGAGCACTCACAACTTGAATCCATCATATGATCGTCCCAGGACCAACTTTTGGGTGGAATAGGCGAGAGTGCCACAGGCGAAGGTGCGGAAACTGTTCGGGTTTATATTTTAGCTTGGAGAATACTCGAAAATATTTACCCCAAGTTATGTCACATGTGCcgttaatttattatataatttttgtgaGAAAATAAGAGACTCTTATCCTGAAATAGATTTAATGATAGCTACTgtagaaaattaattaatgactAGAAAGTCCTTATTAAGCCAATTGCGATCTTCCATTGCGGAAGGTACAATTTATCTAGCTATAAAAAGTGTGCAAACATCAGAGTAACAAGAGAGAAATTAATAAACGTGTCtaattttagttaaattaaatttttttttatcaaaagatAACTTTATTTCTTGTCAATTTCTagtttttaatacaaaaaattcaCCAAGTTTCCAGATTTTTGGGGGTAGCCAAAGACGCCGAGATTAGTCGTTTTGATGAGTTTTTGATTGTCACTTATGATTTCAGACTTGTCTATGTACTTAATTAAACAGTCAATAAAATACTTGTTGAGGAAGCAACTTATGTTATTACCACGGAGGAAATCAAATAAAATCTCTTGGAATTCATTAGCACAGGTGTTCTCAACCGGGGGCGAAAATGTTGTACAGGGGggcgataatatatttaataaaatattcgaattttaatataattcaagtatttataataatgtttcagatttattaatattttttctatagtgtttatccttaaattttatatttaaaatttacattcTTGTTTGGTGAACAAGACAAACTTCACTAACAAACTCGACTTAATAGCTGCAGGAATTGAACAGCTAAAGGACTCTTCAAAAATGTTTACGGCAACCGCCTACTCAACAGgaaaaaacaaactaacaaactcaAAATCCATGACAGCAATGGAAGATTCATCACAAATCCCAAAGAGCAGGCTGAATATATAGCCTCGTATTTCGAGAGTATATTAACCGCTCACGGAGAAATATCCGATTACACCAGCGGATACACCACTCATCTCAGCCTACCTATCACCACCGGTGAAGTATCAACTGCAATAGCCAAACTTAAAAATGGCCGCTCCTCTGGACCGGATGGAATAAATTCAGAACTGTTTAAATACGGACCGCCTGCACTAACAGACAAACTGGCGGAGCTACTCAATGGTATGTTTATGAAAAAGGAATTCCTCGGTCTTGATTCCGGATTATTAATACCGATCCAAAAGCCTAACAAGCAGGCTGGGCCTGTCGAAAATCTACGCCCTATAATCTTGCTAAACACCTTACGGAAACTTTGGGATTAGTTACACTGAACCGAATAAGAGAACAAGTGGACAACTATCTATCCCCGAGTCATAGTGGATTTAGGACAGGAAGATCCACCGCCGATGCTGTCTGGGCCACAAGTGGTACTGCGCTATCACCCAGAGATACAAAAGTGCAACAACAGTCCTGGGAATAGACCTGTCTAGGGCCTTTGACACGGTACGCCGTGGTCTACTCCTCAAAATACTGGAACATTCCTGGACCCTGACTCTGTCAATATGATAAGAGTACTACTATCGAACACAAAGCTCAAGGTGCGGGTCGGCACGGCGTTTTCCCGTGAATTCACGTGCAACGTCGGTACCCCTCAGGGAGACGCCCTCTCGCCGTTGCTATTCGTGATCTATCTGGAGACGGCACTACGAGACCTTCGAAAATTCTATGCTGGCAATATCGTCGAAATTGTATATGCAGATGACGTCGACTTCGTGTCAGACGACAAATCGGCCTTACTTCGACTCCTTGAAGTGGCACCTGCTGAGCTGAACAGATGGTTCCTTAAAATGAACGTTGGAAAAACCGACATCGTTGAAATCATGAGGATGGAGAGCAGCTCAAGTGAAGCCTGGCGCAAAACGAACAAACTCGGTTCTCTACTTGGGGACGGCCATGATATTGTCAGAAGAAAGGCTCTCGCTTGGGCCACgatgaacaagataaagaaagagtggatcggcaaacgacgactctgtacgtcacttcgtctgaggatgtatgaagcctttgtcaaaccaatcctgacatataattcggcgacctggggaatgtctagtactgaacaacgtggactcgattcttttcaccgcaggcaacttagatccctactgggattgaactggcctataagaatcaaccaggaatcgctatacaatagatgcagaactggccctctgagtgtggaaatcgttaatatgcggtggaggttatttggccatattctacgaatggacatgcttccccagctaacatagcaatggagggctacttcctgaaagagggatcgagcttccgtggacgtccacgtgttacgctgccgaaaacacttgacggagacctgaaatgtgtgaagaaaaggctaaggagtggtgaggatctggacgagctgaggaaactcgctcacgacagaggaggttggaggaggctggttcaaaggattgtttttaatgctgcacgagtaaaattataactaatatgattctacgtatgttgcaaataataataataattcttgtttGGTATCTGAAATGACGAAACTAACCAATAAAGCAATTTCCTCAAGAACAGTTATAAGAAATCTTAATGAAAATGGTATATTTGGACGTATCGCAAAAAATAAGCCATTTTTGAATATAAGACACACTaaaaaaagattagaaataaCGAAAAGATTCTTGCCATTTCTGATGAAAAATGGAAAACCacaattttctcagatgaatGCATTTTTTACGCCAATCCAAACAAAACTCGAAAAATAGTATATAGGAAGAGCGGTGAACaacttaattctaaaaatattcaaCAACAGTGAAATTTGGAACAGGTTGATTTggcttgaaaacaaaaaatagggAAAATCATGATATGGGGATGTTTTTCTTTTAACGGCGTCGGAGAATTAGTTTTTGTTGACGGAACATTGAATTCtgcaaaatatttaaatcttttaGTCAACAGCTACCGAGATCAGTTGCAAAAATGGGACTTAATGACTTTGTTTTCAACAGGATAATGCACCGTGTCATACAGCGAAGTTAATCATGAATtattttgataaagaaaatataaaaacactagACTGGCCATCCCAGTCACCTGATCTAAATCCAATTGAGCATTTATGGGCTCATATAAAAGCGGAACTCAGTAAAATCGATTTGAAAAATGCTGAAGAATTAAAGCAGGAACTTCTTCATATTTGGGAAAAATTCCTAAATATTATATTGAAAAACTTGTTTTATCTATGAAAAAACGTTGTTGGGATATTTTTATGGCAAAAGGAGGAAATACCAGATATTAATTACAAAGTTTTTaatttgaatcattttttttgtcACTGACATATACAGTCTGTACCAAAACATTATAATATTGGCAAATTTATCAATAAATCATTTGTATCTCTACTTATATCAATTTTTAAGTGTTAATTTTTAGCATGTAATTTCTAAATTGACTTATCTAACTATtcttaaataaattaattcttaaaaatatattacatgctaaaaatatattgtcatgtaccaaaacattataataatttttgtcatGTAACAAAAGATTATAATATTTCTAGTATTTGATGTTTTTCCCTCGAGATTTTAGTACAGCATCTACTCTTTTTGCAttgattcattaaaatttttatttcttcaattttaatttcattccatATGATTTTCAGTTCATTTTTTAGATCCTCTATCGTTTTTATTCCAAGAGCCATaactttttgtttcattattccCCAAAGATTTTCGAATGGATTAAGATCAGGCGAATTAGGAGGCCATTTCATAGATTAATTTTTTGGTTTTGAATCCACTCAATCGTATCTTTTGCAGTGTGTGCAGGAGCATTGTCCTGTTGAAAAATGTAATTACATCCATCATACAACTTTTGACCagttgaaattaaatttttttctaatatttctctgTATACTAATCCATTTACAGTTGAATCAATAATTGAAAGCGGGCTCAACCCATTAAAACTCATCGCTGCCCACACCATAGCTCCTTTTCTGTAATGAAGCTTTTGATTTATGCATGAAGGAtgaattgtttcatttcttttacgcCAAACATACGCACCTTTTTCACCAATTGACAGCAGAAACTTAGATTCGTCAGAAAAAATAACTTTGGACCACTGTTCTATAGTCCAGTTTATTCTCCCTTTAGCCCAAGCTAATCTTTGCTTCTGTTGTTTTAATGTTAGGAAGGGCTTGCAAACAGGGGTTCTGGAAAAAAATCCCAATTGGTTTAGACGTCTGCTTATTGTCATTCGGCTCAAATTAATTCCATGTGGAATAAGTTTTTCGGAAATTTCCTTAATAGAGATGAATCTATTTTCCATCAAAACTCTTTGAATAACTCTTTCTTCTCGTGAAGACGTTAATTTCGGCCTTCCCTTTCCGACACGATTTTTTTTCTCGTTATTCTGCTTTCGCAACACGTTGGAAACTGATCCTTGTGAGCAATTTGTGATTTCCGCGATTTTGTTTTGACTAAGTCCAAAGGTATggagatttaaaataatttttttggtaTCAAATGACAAGTCGCTTTTTTGTCCCTTGTCAATTAAATAATAACgtgttaaatttaaaataaatttgtttttgtatgaaaaatataaaaattattataatgttatgGTACATGACAgaaattattataatgttatgGTACATGACAATTTGAATCACCCCAACCAGTGATCttgtaaaatcaaataattttttaaatagttaaagaaagtaaatttgaatttggatgtaaaaaattaagtcataaaaatggatatttgtgaaaatagagttatattttaactaaatttacGAGTATTATAATGTTTTGGTACAGACTGTACTAACATATTGTGTGTTGTGCTTTTATTTTCCAATTAATGTAAttagcaaatattttattaaaattaaatcatAATAATTACAACTAATCTACTAAgttttttgaaattagaatatttataagattttcaaagaaaaactaaatatgaattttgaatcattttttttggCGAGGAGTGTAAGATGTCTTCTCGCTCAAATAAGAAAAGTCGTCATTatcaaaacgaatatttaaaatatgggttTATTCAAAGTACTGAAGATACAAAACAGCCTTATTGTCTTATTTGTCAATGTTCTTTCTCAAATGAGGCGATGAAGCCATCACGATTACAGGATCATCTAAAACGCAAGCACCCGGATAAAATATCAAAGccgattgaatattttcaaaatttaaaatacaagATTATATGTCCTGATTTACATCAATCtttaaatattgtaattaaaaCAATTAACAGAATAAAAACACGAAGCAAATGTGATCGTCTTTTTAGAAAGTTTTGTAAGGATGCTGGTGAAGATTTTATTCGACTTTTATTACACACGGAAGTAAGATGGCTTTCAAAAGGAAATGCTTTAGAAAAATTTGTTAATCTTTACGATGCAATAGTCGCATTTTTGCAGACTGAAGAAGACTTGGTTTTGGCAGAAGAGATAATTTCACGAAAAAATGATATATTCTATTTGAATTggatttttacaaaatttaatgaaattactattcttcttcaaggaaattttgtcaacatgattgattgcaaaaaaataatgaaaacatttgcaagaaaattattgctttatcgacataatttttctataaatCAGTTTGGAAACATTTCACAACTATCTgagataagtaaatattttagtcAAAACAATATTATGTGACTGACTCAGTTGATCATGATTTTTTGTTTCACGTTTTGGATTGTTCTGGAATCCCGCTTTGGATCGTAAACTTTGTGAAGAGCGTAGTTAAGAAGTGGGCAGTAAAGCTGCATATGGAAGGTAGAAGAATTGGATCAGTGAAGTTAAACCGAGGAATTTTACAGGGAGACTCATTGTCTCCTTTACTATTTGTTATGGTATTAGATCCTCTAAGCAGGATCCTTAATTCCGTGTTTCCAAAACTTGAAATTAACCAGGAAGATCCCAATATGTTAACATATTCTACTAATCATTTGCTATTTATTGACGATCTAAAAATATTTGCTCTCAAACAAGACACTTTACTCAAAATGATGGAAGCTGTTaacggattttttaaaattgttggttTGGAGATGAATTCAGAAAAATCAGCGTCTAATTTGGAATCATTATCATGTTGTAAGACTATTGACGGAATCAGTGGATATCGGTATTTGGGTGTACTTGAAGATGGTGGAAGCAATGTTCTTAAGAATAGAGTTATGGACTCTATCTTTGAGAATGTTAAGAAGAGGATAACTATGCTATCGAAAACAAAACTCAACTCTGTGAATCTGTTTCGTgctataaatgaatatgcattgtcactatataaaaattatattgggCTAATCAATATTGAACCTTCTGAATTTGATGATATTGACAGACAAATACGGCAATTGCTTACGTCGCTCAGATTACATCTCAAACCTGCAAATAAAGAGAGACTGTATTTAAACCGGAAGGCTCTTGGAAGAGGGCTTTCATCAGTTACTTTCAAAAGTGAACTAATGCTCTTTCAGTTCCTTACGAGTCTGGAAAATATGTCAACTATATGCTTACGGAGGGCGGGGATTCTGCgtgtaattaaaatgaataaatggcaTTTGGCTATGATCGCAGGATTTCTATCCTCCAAATATGCAATTATTGATAAGAAGAGTATTACTATGGAGTCTCTAAAGTTCAGTCAGatacaatatttacaaaagaaaattagttcTAAAGCACTACATTCTGTGCTTTTCAAATGTGTGGATGAACCTAATGTTGATTTACCTGCATCCTCAGAATGGCTATCTAATGGAAATAATGGGCCACGAAGCGAAGCATTGTATTCTCTTTTGCAAGATCGAAACTTGTTCTTTGCATCCGCTGACTCATTATGCAATCATtgtaagaaaagcaagaaaactgTTGACCACATGGCTATCAGTGTGGTAAAATGCTCAACAGTGATTATCTCCGGAGACACAACGAAGTTGTGAAGTGTATTCACCTTAACTTGTGCCGAATGTATGGACTCAAAAAACAAGACGATTGAAGGGACATTCTGTTCAGTCAACACTGTCGACGGGAAAAGTTGAAATCAGGG encodes:
- the LOC115229993 gene encoding uncharacterized protein LOC115229993, translating into MEGRRIGSVKLNRGILQGDSLSPLLFVMVLDPLSRILNSVFPKLEINQEDPNMLTYSTNHLLFIDDLKIFALKQDTLLKMMEAVNGFFKIVGLEMNSEKSASNLESLSCCKTIDGISGYRYLGVLEDGGSNVLKNRVMDSIFENVKKRITMLSKTKLNSVNLFRAINEYALSLYKNYIGLINIEPSEFDDIDRQIRQLLTSLRLHLKPANKERLYLNRKALGRGLSSVTFKSELMLFQFLTSLENMSTICLRRAGILRVIKMNKWHLAMIAGFLSSKYAIIDKKSITMESLKFSQIQYLQKKISSKALHSVLFKCVDEPNVDLPASSEWLSNGNNGPRSEALYSLLQDRNLFFASADSLCNHCKKSKKTVDHMAISVVKCSTVIISGDTTKL